The sequence CCAGTATTTTTTTCGAGCTGTAATAATTTTCGTAATGGTTGCAGTCTATTCCGTTAAAATCATTTCCGGGGCGGTGGTGCGCATGAATTACCGGGCGTTTCGACGGATCGAAAAAACCATAATCGTCGTCCAGTTCCTTGTTGGTACCGCCCTCGTTTCCGTTGCTCCAAAAAATTATGGAAGGATGGTTTACATCGCGGATCACCATTTCTTTTACCAGTTTACTGCCCGATTCGGTGTCGTAAGCATTTTGCCATCCGGCCAGTTCATCCAGCACATAAAGCCCCAGCGAGTCGCAATACTGAAGAAACGTTTTATCAGGTGGTAGTGCGAACAGCGAACCGCATTCATATTCATGGCTTTAATAAGTTTTACATCATCCAAATCGATTCGCGGATTTACACAACGTCCGGTTTCGGGCCAGAATACATGGCGGTTTACGCCTTTCATTTTAATCTTTGTGCCGTTCAGATAAATGCCGTCACCTTCGCGTATTTCAATGGTACGGAATCCAAATTTCTCAGTGAGTTCGTAAATGGTTTCACTCTCATTTTTTAAACTAACTTTTACAGCATACAGATTTGGTGTTTCTGCCGTCCATGTATTTGGATTTTCGATGTCGCATGACAACTCAAGCAGCGAATCGTCTTTTGAAACTGCACTTTGACATGTTTGTATCAGATTATCATTATTATCGAAAATTTGTGCCTCAATAATCTGATCGTTTTCCACATTAACCGGAAAAGTTTCTATTGTAAACGTACCATCTGCTTGCGCATTTATAGCTACCCGGTCGATGTAATTTTGGGGCACGGCTTCCAGGTAAACCGGGCGAAAGATGCCTCCAAATATCCAGTAGTCGGCATAACGTTCGGCATGGTTCACCGATGCATTCGACGACCACTTATCGACTTTC comes from uncultured Draconibacterium sp. and encodes:
- a CDS encoding sugar-binding domain-containing protein; translated protein: MNLLIKTTATFFLAALLTVGWANPGKKEVKYLSGTDNENTVAWDFFCTAGRKSGVWTRIEVPSHWEQQGFGEYDYGRDYRTYGKKFEFAKESGLYKHRFNLPENWNGKRVFIVFEGSMTDTEVKINGELAGPIHQGSFYRFKYDITDKLKPNEENLLEVKVDKWSSNASVNHAERYADYWIFGGIFRPVYLEAVPQNYIDRVAINAQADGTFTIETFPVNVENDQIIEAQIFDNNDNLIQTCQSAVSKDDSLLELSCDIENPNTWTAETPNLYAVKVSLKNESETIYELTEKFGFRTIEIREGDGIYLNGTKIKMKGVNRHVFWPETGRCVNPRIDLDDVKLIKAMNMNAVRCSHYHLIKRFFSIATRWGFMCWMNWPDGKMLTTPNRAVNW